A region from the Canis lupus dingo isolate Sandy chromosome 9, ASM325472v2, whole genome shotgun sequence genome encodes:
- the ETV4 gene encoding ETS translocation variant 4 isoform X5: protein MYLHTEGFSGHSPGDRTVGYGYEKPLRPFPDDVCVVPEKFEGDIKQEGVGAFREGPPYQRRGALQLWQFLVALLDDPTNAHFIAWTGRGMEFKLIEPEEVARLWGIQKNRPAMNYDKLSRSLRYYYEKGIMQKVAGERYVYKFVCEPEALFSLAFPDNQRPALKAEFDRPVSEEDTVPLSHLDESPAYLPELAGPTQPFGPKGGYSY from the exons ATGTACCTTCACACAGAGGGTTTCTCTGGGCACTCTCCAGGGGACAGGACCGTGG GTTATGGCTACGAGAAACCTCTGAGACCATTCCCAGATGATGTCTGCGTCGTCCCGGAGAAATTCGAAG GAGACATTAAGCAGGAAGGGGTTGGGGCGTTCAGAGAGGGACCGCCCTACCAGCGCCGGGGGGCTTTGCAGCTGTGGCAGTTCCTGGTGGCCCTGCTGGATGACCCAACCAACGCCCACTTCATTGCCTGGACTGGCCGGGGGATGGAGTTCAAACTAATCGAGCCTGAGGAG GTCGCCAGGCTCTGGGGCATCCAGAAGAACCGGCCGGCCATGAATTACGACAAGCTGAGCCGCTCACTCCGATACTACTATGAGAAAGGCATCATGCAGAAG gTGGCCGGCGAGCGCTACGTGTACAAGTTTGTGTGTGAGCCCGAGGCCCTCTTCTCTCTGGCTTTCCCGGACAATCAGCGTCCAGCCCTGAAGGCTGAGTTTGACCGGCCAGTCAGTGAGGAGGACACAGTCCCTTTGTCCCATTTGGACGAGAGCCCTGCCTACCTCCCAGAGCTAGCTGGCCCCACCCAGCCCTTTGGCCCCAAGGGTGGCTACTCTTACTAG
- the ETV4 gene encoding ETS translocation variant 4 isoform X3, whose protein sequence is MVPQGKLMDPGSLPPPDSEDLFQDLSHFQETWLAEAQVPDSDEPFVPDFHSENLAFHSPTTRIKKEPQSPRTDPALSCSRKLPLPYHHGEQCLYASAYDPPRQIAIKSPAPGAPGQSPLQPFPRAEQRSFLRSSGTSQPHPGHGYLGEQSSVFQQPLDICHSFTSSQGGGREPLTAPYPHQLSEPCPPYPQQSFKQEYLDPLYEQASQPGVGQGGANGHRYPGAGVVIKQEQTDFAYDSDVPGCASMYLHTEGFSGHSPGDRTVGYGYEKPLRPFPDDVCVVPEKFEGDIKQEGVGAFREGPPYQRRGALQLWQFLVALLDDPTNAHFIAWTGRGMEFKLIEPEEVARLWGIQKNRPAMNYDKLSRSLRYYYEKGIMQKVAGERYVYKFVCEPEALFSLAFPDNQRPALKAEFDRPVSEEDTVPLSHLDESPAYLPELAGPTQPFGPKGGYSY, encoded by the exons CCCAGGTACCCGACAGTGATGAGCCTTTTGTTCCTGATTTCCATTCAGAAAACT TAGCTTTCCACAGCCCCACCACCAGGATCAAGAAGGAGCCCCAGAGCCCCCGCACAGACCCGGCCCTGTCCTGCAGCAGGAAGCTGCCACTCCCCTACCACCATGGCGAGCAGTGCCTTTATGCCAG TGCCTATGACCCCCCTAGACAAATCGCCATCAAGTCCCCTGCCCCCGGTGCCCCTGGACAGTCGCCCCTGCAGCCCTTCCCCCGGGCAGAACAACGGAGTTTCCTGAGATCCTCTGGCacctcccagccccaccctggcCATGGGTACCTTGGGGAGCAGAG CTCCGTCTTCCAGCAACCCTTGGATATTTGTCACTCGTTCACATCCTCCCAGGGAGGGGGCCGGGAACCCCTCACAGCTCCCTACCCACACCAGCTGTCGGAGCCCTGCCCACCCTACCCCCAGCAGAGCTTCAAGCAGGAGTACCTTGATCCCCTGTACGAACAGGCCAGCCAGCCAGGAGTGGGCCAGGGTGGAGCCAATGGGCACAGGTACccaggggcgggggtggtgaTCAAACAGGAACAGACGGACTTCGCCTACGACTCAG ATGTCCCCGGGTGTGCGTCGATGTACCTTCACACAGAGGGTTTCTCTGGGCACTCTCCAGGGGACAGGACCGTGG GTTATGGCTACGAGAAACCTCTGAGACCATTCCCAGATGATGTCTGCGTCGTCCCGGAGAAATTCGAAG GAGACATTAAGCAGGAAGGGGTTGGGGCGTTCAGAGAGGGACCGCCCTACCAGCGCCGGGGGGCTTTGCAGCTGTGGCAGTTCCTGGTGGCCCTGCTGGATGACCCAACCAACGCCCACTTCATTGCCTGGACTGGCCGGGGGATGGAGTTCAAACTAATCGAGCCTGAGGAG GTCGCCAGGCTCTGGGGCATCCAGAAGAACCGGCCGGCCATGAATTACGACAAGCTGAGCCGCTCACTCCGATACTACTATGAGAAAGGCATCATGCAGAAG gTGGCCGGCGAGCGCTACGTGTACAAGTTTGTGTGTGAGCCCGAGGCCCTCTTCTCTCTGGCTTTCCCGGACAATCAGCGTCCAGCCCTGAAGGCTGAGTTTGACCGGCCAGTCAGTGAGGAGGACACAGTCCCTTTGTCCCATTTGGACGAGAGCCCTGCCTACCTCCCAGAGCTAGCTGGCCCCACCCAGCCCTTTGGCCCCAAGGGTGGCTACTCTTACTAG
- the ETV4 gene encoding ETS translocation variant 4 isoform X4, producing MQLPGPCPPAPSQHHPSLLSCLFPPAQVPDSDEPFVPDFHSENLAFHSPTTRIKKEPQSPRTDPALSCSRKLPLPYHHGEQCLYASAYDPPRQIAIKSPAPGAPGQSPLQPFPRAEQRSFLRSSGTSQPHPGHGYLGEQSSVFQQPLDICHSFTSSQGGGREPLTAPYPHQLSEPCPPYPQQSFKQEYLDPLYEQASQPGVGQGGANGHRYPGAGVVIKQEQTDFAYDSDVPGCASMYLHTEGFSGHSPGDRTVGYGYEKPLRPFPDDVCVVPEKFEGDIKQEGVGAFREGPPYQRRGALQLWQFLVALLDDPTNAHFIAWTGRGMEFKLIEPEEVARLWGIQKNRPAMNYDKLSRSLRYYYEKGIMQKVAGERYVYKFVCEPEALFSLAFPDNQRPALKAEFDRPVSEEDTVPLSHLDESPAYLPELAGPTQPFGPKGGYSY from the exons ATGCAGCTGCCGGGGCCCTGTCCCCCTGCACCATCCCAGCAccaccccagcctcctctcctgcctcttcccaccaG CCCAGGTACCCGACAGTGATGAGCCTTTTGTTCCTGATTTCCATTCAGAAAACT TAGCTTTCCACAGCCCCACCACCAGGATCAAGAAGGAGCCCCAGAGCCCCCGCACAGACCCGGCCCTGTCCTGCAGCAGGAAGCTGCCACTCCCCTACCACCATGGCGAGCAGTGCCTTTATGCCAG TGCCTATGACCCCCCTAGACAAATCGCCATCAAGTCCCCTGCCCCCGGTGCCCCTGGACAGTCGCCCCTGCAGCCCTTCCCCCGGGCAGAACAACGGAGTTTCCTGAGATCCTCTGGCacctcccagccccaccctggcCATGGGTACCTTGGGGAGCAGAG CTCCGTCTTCCAGCAACCCTTGGATATTTGTCACTCGTTCACATCCTCCCAGGGAGGGGGCCGGGAACCCCTCACAGCTCCCTACCCACACCAGCTGTCGGAGCCCTGCCCACCCTACCCCCAGCAGAGCTTCAAGCAGGAGTACCTTGATCCCCTGTACGAACAGGCCAGCCAGCCAGGAGTGGGCCAGGGTGGAGCCAATGGGCACAGGTACccaggggcgggggtggtgaTCAAACAGGAACAGACGGACTTCGCCTACGACTCAG ATGTCCCCGGGTGTGCGTCGATGTACCTTCACACAGAGGGTTTCTCTGGGCACTCTCCAGGGGACAGGACCGTGG GTTATGGCTACGAGAAACCTCTGAGACCATTCCCAGATGATGTCTGCGTCGTCCCGGAGAAATTCGAAG GAGACATTAAGCAGGAAGGGGTTGGGGCGTTCAGAGAGGGACCGCCCTACCAGCGCCGGGGGGCTTTGCAGCTGTGGCAGTTCCTGGTGGCCCTGCTGGATGACCCAACCAACGCCCACTTCATTGCCTGGACTGGCCGGGGGATGGAGTTCAAACTAATCGAGCCTGAGGAG GTCGCCAGGCTCTGGGGCATCCAGAAGAACCGGCCGGCCATGAATTACGACAAGCTGAGCCGCTCACTCCGATACTACTATGAGAAAGGCATCATGCAGAAG gTGGCCGGCGAGCGCTACGTGTACAAGTTTGTGTGTGAGCCCGAGGCCCTCTTCTCTCTGGCTTTCCCGGACAATCAGCGTCCAGCCCTGAAGGCTGAGTTTGACCGGCCAGTCAGTGAGGAGGACACAGTCCCTTTGTCCCATTTGGACGAGAGCCCTGCCTACCTCCCAGAGCTAGCTGGCCCCACCCAGCCCTTTGGCCCCAAGGGTGGCTACTCTTACTAG